The sequence atctagcgtgcgcatctcttgcgcgcgcaaacgcacgcatctctcttaggttaagcgcatgcgcagtcttgctctctctcacccgttgcgtgcgcaaggccgttgcgcgcgctaaactaaaactctctaatgacgTGTGAATTAACGAGCTCGTACCGTATTGTTCCGAGATGTGTGTTGTCGAAACGAGACCTGGCTTCTCTGTGTTGGCTATAGTGACCTGCTTGCTGCTACTGTCCCTGTTTACattcacaaagaagaaaaaacattcATAAATGTGCTGATGTGTAATCGTCAGCAATTTTGGCTTCGAAATCTTGTGTTGCAACGCTGCTACTTCCTGTCACTGCTGTACGTTCCCGATCGCTGTGTTAATCGGCAGTGCGTTCGGCAGGGATCCGTCGTGCATTGACCTGAGCAAAATTGTGGGCTTCATCCTGAATGTGCCGAGCGAGATGAAGTTCGGCTTCCTCCAGTTTCCCCTCAGCCGGAAGCACTGGATTGCCGTGCGCGAGGTCAACGGCACTTTCTACAACCTCGACTCGAAGCTCGAGGCACCAGCCGTCATCGGCAAGGTGAGTGGCCCCGCCTTTGTTTCTTTAGGTGGCTCAATTAATCACATTGTTTGATAAGACCGAATATTATTATTTCGATGACGCTTAAGGGTTGTACACATCACACTACATTTCTTTGAGTTGAAAAGTACCAAAGGAAAAGTAGTCTTTCATGGTACTCTCGGGTGACGTTTATATGGGAGTTAATGGCCACGGTATGACAGTGACATGATATTACAAAACTACTTGCAGTTCTATGAAACTACATTTTACAAGCCCAGAAAAGATGTTGAATTAACCGAAAACCAAAATGAATGCTTACTATACCAAATTAGTACCTCTATTTGTTGGAGGAATCTGCAGCCCTCATGTTTGTTGTGAGCAAAATTTCAGTAAAACAGTAATTCTCATGATTTCATAGCTTATAAGCCCCAACGGCTGCGTGGGCCTGGCAGCTTGAAAGTGCTGTTCGTCGTGAGATGCAAGTCGCCCTGCATGGCAGCTTTGCAGCTGGTGTGTTGCTCTGCTAAGCACGAGCGCGTTGGTTTGATTTGCAGCCATAGGAACTACAGTCAAACCCATTTATAatgaactcgaaagtgccgcAAGAAATGGTCGTTTTATCAGTAGTTCGTTCTCAATGGGCTCGCCTTCAAAAACGTGCATTTAGCgaccaagccgcttttttttttctgaacatttttattgaaaagtggtAACAACATCTACGGTGACAAGTTAAGCCTTTTCGTCCGATGCCTGCTGCGTGCACGAATCAATTGAACCGCCTTTGCTGCGAACTGACACCGTTTTACTGAACCGCGGtaccgccacgtggagccgatcatccctgtctagttgcgtgcagcgcgtcacctacacggctcacgccatcactgccaTGCTGCTTGCTGTATTACGCGTATTTGTGTGTTCTTCATGCCCGCTTCCCTTCGGACCGTGCACAGGTGTGGCGAGTaacctgttcgttcaacgtgacaaagacaagcattttgcaagtaaCACGCACTCTcagtctccgcgatgctctgatGGTCCTGCGCCCCGAGCCACGGCGCGCTtgtgttgtcgcctaataaaacatGCAGTACacgctcgctgtaagtgcatcaACGTTTCGCGGTGCCCGTGCCTGTCGGTGCCCGTAccgctcaacaccagcgagctactttcgtttccacaAAGCGATGTGCACTTTACCTCGCACAGCaaggcggcggcgaacttgcgaacagcagcatcgcgcgcttgtactgctCGTACCACCGTCAATCCGAACAGTTTACACCGCATGTGCAGCCGCgcagatagctgcagatgacCGTGATTAGGTGGCCGGCAATAAGTCATTATGGCACGTTTATCACCGGCCGTCACGTCGCTTTCGCTCTCTAGTGATGCTTATCTGTGAAGGCATCGCCACAAtggcgcggaagtcgtaatcattgatcgaccggtctctgaCCGAAAAGATGAAAAACATTTTGTGGCACATTGTGGCGTTGACACAGTGCACTTTCATGCgccgaaaagttatcgcggtcatcgcttCTTGCATTTTATgacttcttgcgttccaaggcataagTTCATCATACGTGGTCGTAtctgcagagaacggcgccagaAAAGGTACCCGTACGATAgatgaccgcaaggcttcatgctgcctcttatttcttttttcttcattcctcACTGCCATTCAGCCACTGAagagaaacgcctggaaagtgagcgacctctcTTGCAGCGTTCGAAAtcagcgtgcggtgctcgcccATGTAGGGTGTCTTAGTTGCGTGCAAACTGGAGctgggcacgcgcgagcgcacgcctCTCTCATGCTTTACAAGCCctgtcttaactttttttttcgcttcgtatgcgccatatttttaccacgACTGTGTCTGAAGTGTTCATGGTAAAAGTAGGAAGCTTTGAAAAGTGTTCGCTATATTGGACacaatttcaatgggtagcataggaaagtCGTACGTGCactgaaatatggtcgttataactgatagatcgttatatctgggatcgttatgaGTGGATTCAACTGCATTGCTGTGGAAGCAAAACGTGAAAGCTCCCATGTACTTGGCtttaggtgtgcgttaaagaaccccggctgGTCAAGACCTGAAATCCGCCGCAACATTATCTATCTTGCACTGTCAAACCTGCATATATCGAAGCCAAATATAGtgaattattgtgtatatcgaaCACTTTTAAAACCCCTTTGAAATATCTtcaatatataaaatattttatatattgaATTGCCCATACATAGTACTcttttgtgatccccttcagattcgatatatccgggtcCAACTGCATTTTGGTTTTGGCAGGTATAACTCAAGGGTATTTAATATTGGCACACTTATGGTACCATATCTAGCCACCTCTGAAGCTCCTTCGTCACGTCTTCTCCATGCAGTCTCAAGAACTGCTTCAGTACCTGCGGGAGCAGATCAAGTGCAAGGACCGGGAGATCTTCATCGTGGTCACGCAGGACATTGGCAGGGTCAAGGGCTGCTACATCGAGACGTCCAGGGGGACACCTCCGAGGCAGCCGTCGCAGCAGAGCGTGGCGCCAACGCGCGAACACACGTCGCGGACGAACTTGCGGTAGAAGTGACATCGCCGACCGATCGCAGCGGCGGCGGGACCCGTGTGTGCCCAACAGAAATCGCCTGGATCTGTGAGACAGACGGAAAGCGGGAGAAACAGAAGAGGCACTCGAGACACCCGCTTTCCTTCGGCGTGATGCCCCCCAATTCTGCGGGACGTGACTACAGCGTGTCGTCGTCTGCTACGTGTGTCTGCTGCCAGCATCCGGTGTTGTCTGGTAGCAGGGATCATGCCACCGCGTGCGAGGTGGCAAACTGTTTAATTGCCTGCCAGCCGTGACAAAATACGCAGGGGGACGCACCCCTCAGGAGCGCCCCTCCAGCTTGCCGAAGTGAGCTTCATCCGGTGTTCTcatcccccccgccccccaatcCCAAGGAAGGCGACGACTTTCTGCTTTTTACACATGCATCAGTGCAAAGCAGCTGTTTCACAAGTCCTACACTTAACGTGCCTGCCCAGTGAAGCTGTCTGTGCTTTTTGCCTTGCTTTTGCTTTCTCTACCGGTGGCACAGCGGCAGTCGAGTAACGTTCCTCGTGGTTTCGAGGAGTCGCCCGCTAACGAACGACGTTAGCAGACAGTGTTTAATGCTGGCATTCCCCCAGAGCCACGGCACGCAAAGGCGCCAATCAAATGAACAAAAAAGATCTTTAGCGGTGCCTCTGCATGCGTTGCAGCAACGAATCTCTTTTATCAGTTGCCCCTAGCTCGTCTTTCACGGCTAGGATCGTAGGCATTGCCGAAGCCGCCTCATTTTGTCAACCTGCTGCGAGTAACCGGCACGCACAGATTCCCGGAGCATAATAGCCATAAGCTGGTACTTTTCGATTCGTGGAGTGGAGCTCGGTTCGAACAGATGTTTTTGCACAGACCTTATTACGCATGCATCAGGGAACCCTTTTAACACTTCATTGTGCCATCAACTTTGtgattcattctttcttttttatgtttttaaCCAGCATCATTCACTGCTAGCGCGAGAGAGAGCGAATCAATGTTTGAAAACTGCCGTTTTTTGTCGATTTGATGTGTTCAGGAGGCTGGCCTTAATCGCGATTACAAAGCCCAAAGGGTTTTTAGCAGCTGCCACTCTGTAAGGCAAGTCAATCGCACGAAGTGTTCCCGTGTCTTATTACGTCCATGTTGCAGACAGCATTCACTTTGCGCTGTTCAGTCATTCGCGTAAGTCGGTGCAAAACCGAAATCCAGACTTGTTTCTGTCACCCAAACCGTTACGGGTGAAGAGTCTGGAGGTTACGATAAGAACAAAATATATGTAAATAATATAACCGTAAAGAAATCTTAAGGTTTTTGGAAATAAGCACCTGTTCTTCTCTTGTACATACACTTTGGATCTTGAAAGCTCTGTTAACGAAAGTCAAGTTCTTCGTTATTAAGCCTTTGCCCTCTTGCATGTCTGCAAAGCTGCTTTAAGCCATGCTGGGTACGCGAACACTTTCGTTATGTCAAGCATTATTACTCGTAATGCTCTTACAGGGGAGTAGGAATGTCTCGTATATCGCAGTGCATTCATTCACACTAACTGATGGTAATGCAGGAAGAAATGTACACTACAGCATTTGAGATGTCGTGATTCGACTAGTGGAACTCGTGGGGCAGTTGTTGGATGCGGCTGCCACTACGACAAGTCGTACGTACAATACTCacagattcaaacgcgacatcaaagttttttagtataacaactggtatacgcaattgctcgagataaccacgtcatgttgcaatgaatctggtctctaaatattgtctctgatctacgcgttcgagtcgaaattacgccgatgtgaCCCAAACTGAAGACTGTGGAAAGGAAAGTATGTGcgttagccctaaattgtcccatTTCAATTCGCGAGTACTGTACATCAGTTCACGTGCCGGATCATACCGTGTGTGATTTCAAGCAGCCTTGTGTGCCATAGTGGTAGCAAAGCCATGTGGCGATTGCATAGGTGTCGGCAGTTGCTGGCagtttggttttcttttttttttttaaggttgtAGTGAGATGCTGCATTCTTCGATACGTCGAATACTCCTCAAACTAGCAAATCGTGACAACCGACCCTTTTTTCTGGCTTGTAGTGTAACCACAGCCGAACACAGATCCAAGTTTATTTTTTCAAGGCCATTCTTGAGATGGTTGCAAAGATGCTTGCCATGACAGTAATAAAAATAATCTtaatttccttttccttttttttatttctttctgtacAATATCAGTTCCATCATAAAAATTTGCTTTgtgtatacactcaaacctcattataacaaagtctcatctgccacgaaaataacttcgctatatccgaaaattcgttgtaaacgtttatttgtaacactgtagctatgacaagactattcatttacttcgttataaccgataattcgttatatccgtgttcgttatatcgaggtttagtGTAATCATACCGGCACAAttggtgctgccatctgtgatgAATGCTTGGAACTGATAAGGTGCACTGAAAAAGTGTCTGAAATGTCCAAAACGATAATGGCGCAATCACAGCATACGAGCTGCGCTAAACAAGAACATTTGTATGCGAAAGAGTGCGAAGTCAAACGTCAATGCCAGAATAAATGACGCATTCCCTGGTTCAAGTACCTTTTTTATTGCACCTCGTTTTTCTTGACAGTTGGTTTTGACGCTTTGTCTTTCACTGTGGACTTGGTGCATATTAATAGTGACCATTTTTGTGCAAAAACAAAGCATGCGTCCCTGCGCTTGTTTTTAAACTTCACTTACGTCAAAAAGGCTTTAAATGTAAGTTGCATGTAATTCCCATTAAGTGCTGAAGAGCTCAGTTGCAATGGTACAGTAAAACCTCTGTTATAGTGAAGAGTGATGTAACAAATTACCAAATAAGATTCGTTTGAAAGCATCAGTCGCAACTTTTGTGTAGCAACTGCTGTGAATATGAAGCCTCCCACGATTGAGTGTAAAAGCTATATCTATGGGGGCATTGTCTTGCCAATAGCATGTGCTTCACTGAATATGTGCAGCTTGTGATTACCTCTGCTCTGCCTTGGTTGTGTGCTGCTGTTTGTTTTCATTGTGTCCTGCCATTATTTATTTCGTCCGAGGTTATAGACTGGATTGAGTGCTTCTAGCAATGTCGCATCTACCCTACTGGGAGCGCGCCGTTCATTCACTATATACTGATATGTGGGCCTGACCGCTGTATGTCTGACAGCTTCATCGGGTCTTCCTAAAAGGGATACTAAAAGGAAGTACTTTCCAATCAATCTGATTCAATCGGATCGTTGGATCAAGGTGTGCAGTGTGTGCAATGTTTCGCGCGAGAACAGAGCATTTTTAAGTTTCAAAATGATGTAGACATCAAATCCCATTGGTATTGCCGCTGTGGAGAATCGAGCTCCCATGCCATTACAATCACTTGATCAATCCTTAGCAATTGACAGGCCGTGGCTGATTAAGCATTGTTCTTAGACTATAATTAAATATGGTTATAAGTTGATACAAAAACATTTCGTCCTGAGCATTCGCTTAACCTACACGAAAGAACAAAACGCATTGGCTCGCAAGCCTTGGGATCAGTGAAATGAAGGAACGCAAATTTGTGTGATCACGCAGCTCAGCAGATTTAACAACAGTGGGACCGATGTGATGTGGAACGATTGCATTGCAATCCACTTCAGTCATTCGAAGTTTtcttatctatatatatatataggttgtaTTTCAAGAGAGTGAAGCTCACTCTTACAtgcctgtcctttttttttgtttacgaaCGTTACGTGCCGCCAGTGAATTTTTTAAGCTCTGGTTTTCAGCTAGGTTGTGTTATTTTTTCCATGCACAGATGTGTGCGGTAATAGCAAAGTAATTTGGGGATATATCAAATAAATTGTTCAAAACTGTACCTTTGAACGTTAGCCACCAAAGTCAAGATCGTTGCAGTGGCGATTGCAACTGTCGCAGCTGCTGTTGCAGATATGCTTTTGAAGCAGCTGCTACATAGTCGCAATTTGATAGTTGCATACGGACCTGCAACTTCGCAATTGCAGCTGAAGGCCGTCAACGCCTCCAGAGTTGTGAGGGCGAATTGAGCATCATAGTGAAAGGGCCAGCACAGTGCTACTAAGAAGTGAAAGATAAGATTTCTGTTATCTTCTTTTTCCTCGCGTGTTCATTCTCGTCTACGGGTGAAAAAGGAATCAACACCAGTACTGCAAAACTGTACATATGTTCGCGCTCACTTTAAGCTAATGCTTGAATCGCAACTGTGAAGGGTTCAGAGGGTTGTTCTTGACATTTCACGTGGCTCCCTCTTTTCTGATGTGTACATAATCTAGCCATGGCgtgtacagaaaaaaaattatatatgtgACAGATGTTTGAGAGTATTTTGCCCAATTGAGGCCCTTCTGTCAGTCTTGCCTGCCTGCTATGTTGCTTTAGCTGTGAGCGGCATGTAGCGTGCTTTTTACTGTTGGTGCATAGAATGTGTCGCTTTGATGATGCAACGACCTGCGTTGTAACAAATACGAGGGTGCATTGCAAAGTGTGACATCAGATTTAAGCGTTTGCTTCAAGTGGTCGCACCAATGGTGGTGTTATTTTTCAGAGCAATTGCACCTTTTCGTATCTGGCTTGTTTAGTATGGACGCAATTTGCCGTTACTCTTTGACTTGCTGCCCTCTTAAGACGATGGTTATTGATAATGTTCGTGGAGGCAAAGAGAAATCTTACGCAACAAGGGTTCTTTGCGTCTACTGTTctgtacaacaacaaaaaaaagatttCGGTGATTTTGTAGGCTTTCCGGTGCACGGTGCGACTTATTCTCACAAGAGACGCTAAGCAGATAATTGTGTTCCACTGCTATGACCACAGCAGCTTGCAACTCTGTGCAGATAAAAATCTTTTTCTAATTCTCTACTGGTTATTATTCTTCTGGCTGCGAAAAATCTGACACATTTCTGTGTCGATACGATAGCCCCCAATGTGTGATAACTGGCGGCATTGTAGGTAAGTGCCCGTGCGTTTGTGACCTACCGCAGCATGCGTAGACATTTTACAGGTTGCCTCAGTGACTGCAAAACATGGTTCGAGAGGTTAGTACCTAATTTGTGGTGTGTTTTGCATCCTGTTCTACCCCGCACATCTGAAATTTGGACTTTCGTGAAGCGAGGTTTTGAATCGCTCGACTTTTCAGATATCAAAAGACAACATACTAAATTGACTATGAATAAGAGCAAACACGCAAGCACTTGTAAGCTACGGGATTAATAGACTCACCCGTAAAGATTTTTTGCCTGTCCGTTGAAACTTGATTTGGTAGCTCACGCGGCTGCATTTTTGTGCTGAATGTTTTTAAATTTgtagcatttcttcgcgaaccgaAGGCACTTGAAGCatttctatctagccgcctacgtctgggcgctgtcgTGGCATAGGAGTGAGTGATAAATACTATTCTCTGGCAATGACATGAACAATGTGACATGCCTGCCACATatgtcgtgaaaccctttcccacaggtgattcacaattTACCCAGGAACAGCAAAAATACATTGGAAACCTTGTAAAACGCTTTGCGTGGATTATATAAGAGCAAGACATACCTTTCTCATACAGCCGAGCCTGCATATATAAAACGcgcatataacgaattattgtgtatatcgaaCCATTGTAAAATCCCCTTGATTATATTGTtgatgtataaaatattttatatatcgaattGCCTACATATAAAACACATCTCTGGTCCCCTTGCAATTGGATAtatccgggttcgactgtagttggAGTTTTTATTGTAGCGTACAAATGATGAAAAATGAGTTACGGCCTTTCGCCACAAGCTTGCAGTACAGATCCTGAATAAATGCATTACAGTAACAGTTGCCTAACATCAGTTTTGATGGTTGTGCTTCTataacgtcgattgtggttgcagCGCTAGCAATCCGCTTTAGAATGATGTGATTAACATTGCATACGTACTCGTGACTCGGCGAGCTATAGTCTAGCAATGATCGTCCCCACTGGCCACAGGAATatgccagtgtagtcaacgtgcctgatAAGCTCATGTTATATACACTACTCAAATTACTCAAAcatgtcgatccatctcgtaagacttggctcaaagccaaaaaaatgcggCATAAGCAGCTACCTGCtcaatgcttcgcatgaaatagaACTCTCACAATGGGATCGACTGGAATTTCTTTTTATCGCGAGATTTGTTAAGCTGCTTCAAAGTAATGTGCCACACAAGCATGCTGAATCACCTTTATTAGAAGCAAGTGTTCTGCCAAAGCATAAAAAtatatgtttaaaaaaaaaaaacaggttgctTCATACCAATTTGTTTTCTAACATACGCGTACTGTACTGTAAGACTGTTTATCAATGAACTTTGCTCGCGTAAAACTGCCGTTTCTTAACTGTTCTCTGCCAGAACATCTATAATTTTATTGCTGCATTTTGTATGCCACATTTTCATACCCatggagcaaagaaaaaaatgggagagagcacgcctagcgttcacaagccagcCTCCTCTGAAGCGGCTTGCTAATCGCGTTCGTGTCttatttcccatgatgctcctgtttcatttccttttttggtgggctcatgaacgaaaacaaaaagtgacgagggcgcgcgcctagcgtccacgaGCCAACCACCTCGGAAGCCGCTCCCCACTCGTTCTCCATACGCTGGTCtgaattcccagcatgctcctgtttcattttttatggGTGGGTTTTAAAATTTTCACGTGACGCTCCCACCTGTTTTCTTtctagatgcgaaagcatcttaagctcggggcagtgtccgttctgcggcgttcGCACCCATTTTGCGCTCACGCCaactcccccctctcctcgcgtgagcgcgaggaggtggcgtgagcgctgcctccgcttcgtttctcctctcccgtttctctctcttcgCCACAGCTTCACCAGCAGCTAGGCTGCTATTTAGTTACGTCGCCATGCAATACATAGTTttattgacgtcaccgtggtcgccatcttggagtaccagctggttgagatgctgcgtgaactcttaaggcctgaacacgcgtacgcgttgcagcgcgtgactttttgacgcggcgccgcgccctctccctatgaagAGAGAGggagcgcagcttcgcgtagccgcgctcCCTCTCTTCCTATAGGAAGaaggcgcggcgccgcgtcaaaaggtcacgcgctgacgcgctgcaacgcgtacgtgtgttcaggcctttactcGAACGCGCGGAGAATGAAACGGtgacaagggcgtccgcagaactttttgcaggggggtgcatatgCAAGGGTGGGCGGaggcattcagcactggcagcctttctttaactgccgtgacatgacaggcaagattagtcagtagttcgTAACGCGCAAAATcgaatggcaaacctgaaggcgaggacctgagtgtgctaatcaagctgtgtagcttatcgcaactgcatagaaaaatatccgaaattccaagggggaggggggctgctgcccccccttgcaccccctccggacgcccatgaacGGTGACGTCAGATTAGTGCCGGTTCCCCCTCGCGTTCCGTTGTGTTCCCCCTTAATTGGCgtggctggcgaacagaagaaagcggggagagtacAAATGAACGTGGGGACCGAACGACTGTATGTCCTCCCccgcactgacacactctaatgagataaaaagtcacggtggcctcCATGTTGAGGTACCGAGCGCAGAGAACCTCTCTATGACGTcgcatgaaaactatgtataaaGGCATTTCATTTGATGGTCTTACTTGCTGGAGATTGTGTTTATCGATTATCTGCGGCGACGCAACCGCTAGTGTTTAATAGAGCAAGTGTATGGATGGTGCCCTGTATCAGCCTTTGGATCGTCGCTAACGGAAATCGCAGATAAAAACTTCAGCGTACTAGAggttacagcttcagtgatagTGAGCAGAAATACTGAGAACTCTGAAGCAATaatttttttgtaatttgtttggACCGTAACTAGCGTATGTAATGCGGTCCTTTACGAAAGGTTAGCGGCTAGAGACCGCATTTGCTAAACTTTCGGTTGAGTGCCCGGATATTCACATAGTGTTCCCGGATGTCTCGTCTGAGTGCCCAGATAACGGCGCTGGCTCGAAAGCATGAAACGCTAAAAGCGTTTCATGCTTAATAAAATATTTCGATTACAATCCACGCTGTCAAGGTAATTGGCCAGCAGAGATCACGTACCAATGTGACGTAGTATGTTTTCATGGTACTTCAGTCTTCTACCAGTGTTTATACCGCTTCACAACGCATTCTCGCGCCACGCTTGCGGCTTGCATCAAGGCTCTTGTAGGATTTGttgatgccagcgttccttcgcacgGGAGGCATCGAGGCACCCTCTTGGGTCTTGGCGAGCACGACGCCGCTGCTGCTCCCTTCGTCGCTTATCGTATTCATCTTTCAAAAATTAGGTTGAAGTGCACCGAAAACGTGGAAAGTAGAAGTTGCTTCCGAGTTCTCAGTATTTCTGCACACTATCACCGAGTCCGTAATTTCTAGTACGCTGAAGTAATTTTATCTGCAATTTCCGTTAGCGATGATCCAAAAGCTGATACAGGGCACCATGCATACACTTGCCCTATTAAACGCCAGCGGTTGCGCGGCCGCAGCAATGGTTTCGCGGCGCAGATTGCCGCAtccttcgagagatggcgccacgctgcgCAAGGCGCACCAAGCAGCGCTGCGCCTAAAATTGTCGCTATATATCATCTCCAATCAATCTTTTATAGTATCTAAACAATCTGCTTTTATGGTATCATCTCCAACTAGGCAATTTCCATTGCCACATTCAAATCTCAACAAGGCTGAGGCAGTTTCACTGCGCCTATTGCAAACAGGAACGTACGCCACACCTTATCACATTGACAAAATCTATCCAAGAAAGGAGGTCAGGAAAGACTCTAATGCGTGCAATGGCATTTTTGGATtgagacacatgctggcgggacGCCCTGTGACGCTCACCAACCCTGaataaaaatgtctttactggaAGAAAACGTTCAAGACCAGCTACGGGTTGTCCATAGGGCCCACGATGTCGCTGAAGAGCTAGGCCtgactcgcccagcaagaagttcttgtAAGATATGCCTGACGATGCCATCGTGGGCGCGGCCGGCTTCGGCCTGAAAGGGTCGAGCCTCAGGACTTGTCTAAATTTACACACACATCATCTCCAGCCAGTCAGCTGCTTTGCCGCTAGCCGTTTCATGCTTACTCGATTACGGGAGAACCAGccctttttaggagctggctcgccatgTTCTTAAGCTTGTGggagcgctcggcggctgtgagcgcgtagaagacgacgacgatcgcgtgtacgctcgtgtcacgcggcagctgctGGCAGCTGGCAGTTGCGGCCgtgg comes from Rhipicephalus sanguineus isolate Rsan-2018 chromosome 7, BIME_Rsan_1.4, whole genome shotgun sequence and encodes:
- the LOC119399697 gene encoding josephin-1 isoform X1, which translates into the protein MYQCLKFVDRFIRKDHKPGLGSAGGSGGAAGAGHVYHERQVKELCALHALNNLFQDGQAFTKGSLDDICHRFLSPDHLVNPHKSMLGLGNYDVNVIMSALQLRGYEAIWFDKRKDPSCIDLSKIVGFILNVPSEMKFGFLQFPLSRKHWIAVREVNGTFYNLDSKLEAPAVIGKSQELLQYLREQIKCKDREIFIVVTQDIGRVKGCYIETSRGTPPRQPSQQSVAPTREHTSRTNLR
- the LOC119399697 gene encoding josephin-1 isoform X2, yielding MYQCLKFVDRFIRKDHKPGLGSAGGSGGAAGAGHVYHERQVKELCALHALNNLFQDGQAFTKGSLDDICHSLSPDHLVNPHKSMLGLGNYDVNVIMSALQLRGYEAIWFDKRKDPSCIDLSKIVGFILNVPSEMKFGFLQFPLSRKHWIAVREVNGTFYNLDSKLEAPAVIGKSQELLQYLREQIKCKDREIFIVVTQDIGRVKGCYIETSRGTPPRQPSQQSVAPTREHTSRTNLR